From Bacillus sp. Bos-x628, the proteins below share one genomic window:
- a CDS encoding dynamin family protein, with protein MKDLSIRDSLVQTTGALYKRLLKRHDHERAAKLASIMKKDQEKEVYIAFTGHYSAGKSSLVNHLLNDQILPTSPIPTSANLVVVRKGTNEVQLHTSDGRFAKMNGPYDQDAVQRFCQDGEQIEMVEISGDFGGLEDKVALIDTPGIDSTDHAHFLSAASILHQADVLFYVVHYNHVHAEENIRFIRSIKDQVPNLYFIVNQVDRHDENETAFEHYQKQIVEMLIKEGIDEDHLYFTSVTDKAHPRNEMTRLVEKLNELQTLPQASLRAYTEQKIEHILKEHIESLKQELQEDDLDRLLQEKKREVKQLETEFNYIENGAKQLEEHLYAEMENILKNANLTPFKMRELAGDYLESKAPGFKVGMLFTKNKTQQEKERRADVFLADVKARMKAEVDWHIAELFKKEVKHHQLGEALLEKVMAFETPVEEPLLEKAIHPGATFSSEYVLQYAKDAGDALKKLAKQEARQLIEQMAQTLKQQLMNAKGEQQAKWEQARQELQTLKQHLTKNQELMQDIHDIWETWQNGTHEQIEEDWFYAKKEWMQYNLLEQNNTSVETEDESQKQKIDEEKIRRTQYVTTNESIEQFEKLSRILLPLDALQTQREAFEKRTKRLQAREFTLALFGAFSSGKSSFANALVGRKVLPSSPTPTTATINKLTKPTIDHPHETVKVMFKTEQEILQELDQILGFSVIEEKGDTFAQKLERVLKKRHLEQDHHIIVEHFLHAQSKFKEYIDKQTPLYVTLAELKPYVAEEAVSCVVKEVTVYVNTPLTNKGLTIVDTPGASSMNKRHTEIAFQYMKDADALLYLTYYQHSFSKADRSFLRKLGLVKDSFSMDKMFFIINAADLAKDEAELETVIDYVRKELTKEGIRNPNVHHVSSKEVIEGKQPTSYNQYQQLRKQLDYFIDEELTKDAIELLHFEANTLCGTVEKLHATLHQSEDEKQAEKKKLEQSYLELIEKMNNIKRSMITESVKKDLQEQLYHIVQRLSLFANDLLKTAFYPGLSQGNFQEQLKKALHQALKDYEFEFVQEIKALDIRMESFIKSYFQEEWEKGMQAACAEDPYFSLRLALPDEKNGALKQIEVEVELTQFEPLLNKQKSAKAFFEQNGKAVLIEAIREVLLQLTSMWADQEQKELLVRYEKMIEDFRVSYETDAIRQLKEQRQTYVTSLTTDQKKQAIIEQVYKQTKEWKNQLKTI; from the coding sequence ATGAAAGACTTGTCTATTCGAGATTCGCTCGTTCAAACTACAGGTGCTTTATATAAAAGGCTCCTCAAAAGGCATGACCATGAGCGTGCAGCTAAACTAGCATCGATTATGAAAAAGGATCAAGAAAAAGAAGTGTATATTGCATTTACAGGTCACTATTCTGCTGGTAAGTCATCACTTGTCAACCATCTGCTCAATGATCAAATTTTGCCAACTAGTCCAATTCCAACAAGTGCAAACTTAGTCGTTGTCAGAAAAGGAACAAATGAAGTCCAACTGCACACCTCTGATGGACGCTTTGCAAAAATGAATGGACCATATGATCAAGATGCGGTGCAGCGTTTTTGTCAAGATGGTGAGCAGATTGAAATGGTCGAAATTAGCGGTGATTTTGGGGGCCTTGAAGACAAAGTCGCATTGATTGATACGCCTGGGATTGATTCAACCGACCATGCCCATTTTTTATCTGCTGCTTCTATCCTTCATCAAGCAGATGTTCTTTTTTATGTCGTTCATTATAATCATGTACATGCTGAAGAGAATATTCGTTTTATTCGGTCTATCAAAGATCAAGTGCCAAATCTTTATTTTATTGTAAATCAAGTCGATAGGCATGATGAAAATGAGACAGCATTTGAGCATTACCAAAAGCAGATAGTAGAGATGCTTATAAAAGAGGGAATTGATGAAGATCATCTCTATTTTACTTCTGTAACCGATAAAGCGCATCCAAGAAATGAAATGACTCGTTTAGTGGAGAAACTAAACGAATTACAAACTTTGCCGCAAGCCTCACTTCGTGCATATACCGAGCAAAAAATTGAGCACATATTAAAAGAACACATCGAGTCGTTAAAACAAGAGCTTCAAGAAGATGATCTAGACAGGCTGCTTCAAGAAAAAAAGAGAGAAGTCAAGCAACTTGAAACTGAATTCAACTATATAGAAAATGGTGCCAAGCAACTAGAAGAACATTTATATGCGGAAATGGAAAACATCTTAAAAAATGCGAACTTGACCCCATTTAAGATGAGAGAGCTCGCAGGTGACTATCTCGAATCAAAAGCACCTGGATTTAAAGTAGGGATGCTTTTCACTAAAAATAAAACGCAACAAGAAAAAGAAAGACGGGCTGACGTATTCTTAGCTGATGTAAAAGCGAGAATGAAAGCAGAAGTAGACTGGCATATTGCAGAACTATTCAAAAAAGAAGTCAAACACCATCAGCTTGGTGAAGCTTTGTTGGAAAAAGTGATGGCATTTGAAACACCTGTTGAAGAACCGTTGCTTGAAAAAGCCATTCATCCTGGTGCGACTTTCTCAAGTGAATACGTCCTTCAATATGCGAAAGATGCCGGAGACGCCCTCAAAAAACTAGCAAAACAGGAAGCAAGACAATTAATTGAACAGATGGCACAAACCCTTAAGCAGCAACTAATGAATGCAAAAGGGGAACAACAAGCAAAGTGGGAGCAGGCTAGACAAGAGCTCCAAACGCTAAAGCAGCATCTAACGAAGAACCAGGAACTCATGCAAGACATTCATGACATATGGGAGACTTGGCAAAACGGGACACATGAGCAAATTGAAGAAGATTGGTTTTATGCGAAAAAAGAATGGATGCAGTATAATCTGCTTGAACAAAACAATACATCTGTAGAGACAGAAGACGAATCTCAAAAACAGAAAATTGATGAAGAGAAAATACGTCGCACGCAGTATGTAACAACGAACGAGTCTATTGAACAATTTGAAAAACTTTCTCGTATACTTTTACCTTTAGACGCACTTCAAACTCAGCGTGAAGCCTTTGAAAAACGAACGAAACGACTGCAGGCAAGAGAGTTTACCCTAGCATTATTCGGTGCCTTTAGTTCAGGGAAATCTTCCTTTGCGAATGCGCTTGTTGGACGAAAGGTACTGCCTTCATCACCTACACCTACAACTGCAACGATTAATAAATTGACAAAACCGACCATAGATCACCCGCATGAAACGGTGAAAGTCATGTTTAAAACAGAGCAGGAAATCCTTCAAGAGCTTGATCAAATCCTTGGGTTTTCAGTGATAGAGGAAAAGGGAGACACATTTGCGCAGAAGCTTGAAAGGGTGCTGAAAAAAAGACATCTTGAACAGGATCATCACATCATTGTTGAGCATTTCTTGCACGCGCAGTCGAAATTTAAAGAATATATTGATAAGCAAACGCCATTATATGTAACTCTTGCAGAACTGAAACCGTATGTGGCAGAAGAAGCCGTTTCTTGTGTGGTGAAGGAAGTAACGGTGTATGTCAATACACCTCTGACAAATAAAGGGCTGACCATTGTTGATACGCCAGGCGCCAGCAGTATGAATAAGCGACATACTGAAATTGCCTTCCAATATATGAAGGATGCAGATGCACTTCTTTATTTAACCTATTACCAGCACTCCTTCTCAAAAGCAGATCGGTCATTTTTACGCAAGCTCGGACTTGTGAAAGATTCATTTAGCATGGATAAAATGTTCTTTATTATCAATGCGGCTGATTTAGCAAAGGATGAAGCAGAGCTTGAAACCGTAATTGACTATGTTCGAAAGGAACTAACGAAAGAAGGAATTCGAAACCCAAATGTCCATCATGTTTCTAGCAAAGAAGTAATAGAAGGAAAGCAACCAACATCTTATAATCAATATCAGCAACTAAGAAAACAATTGGACTATTTTATTGATGAAGAATTAACAAAGGATGCCATCGAGCTTTTACATTTTGAAGCCAATACACTTTGTGGAACAGTTGAAAAACTGCATGCAACGCTACATCAATCAGAAGATGAGAAACAGGCGGAAAAGAAAAAATTAGAGCAGTCATATTTAGAGTTAATTGAAAAAATGAACAATATCAAACGATCAATGATTACAGAAAGCGTAAAGAAGGATTTACAAGAACAGCTCTACCACATTGTTCAGCGGCTATCACTCTTTGCTAATGACTTGTTAAAGACAGCCTTTTATCCTGGTTTATCTCAAGGAAACTTCCAAGAGCAATTAAAAAAGGCGTTACATCAGGCATTGAAGGATTATGAATTTGAATTTGTGCAGGAAATTAAGGCACTTGATATTCGAATGGAGTCCTTTATCAAGTCGTACTTTCAAGAGGAGTGGGAGAAAGGTATGCAGGCTGCATGCGCTGAAGACCCTTACTTTTCTCTTCGTCTTGCTCTGCCAGATGAGAAAAATGGAGCGCTGAAACAAATCGAAGTGGAAGTGGAGCTTACCCAGTTTGAGCCGCTCTTAAATAAGCAAAAGTCAGCAAAGGCTTTTTTTGAACAAAACGGAAAGGCTGTGTTGATTGAAGCGATAAGAGAAGTACTTCTTCAATTAACTTCTATGTGGGCAGATCAAGAACAAAAAGAATTGCTTGTAAGGTATGAAAAAATGATAGAGGATTTTCGTGTAAGTTATGAGACAGATGCAATTCGACAGTTGAAGGAGCAAAGACAAACATATGTCACTAGTCTTACTACAGATCAAAAAAAGCAGGCAATCATTGAACAAGTATACAAGCAAACAAAAGAATGGAAAAACCAATTGAAAACCATTTGA
- a CDS encoding diglucosyl diacylglycerol synthase, with product MNTNKKILILTANYGNGHMQVAKTLYDECKSQGFEHVTVSNLYQESNPIVSEVTQYLYLKSFSIGKQFYRLFYYGVDKIYNKRKFNIYLKMGNKRLDELIQLHNPDIIIITFPMIVVPEYRNKTGKVIPTFNVMTDFCLHKIWVHENIDRYYVATDYVKQKLVEIGTHPSDVKVTGIPIRPQFEEDVPKSMIYNKYGLSSSKKVLLIMAGAHGVLKNVKELCEALLHDSEVQIVVVCGKNAALKHSLSDLEQAHPDQLKAFGYVEQIDELFRVTDCMITKPGGITLTEATAIGVPVILYKPVPGQEKENALFFEEHGAAIVINRHEDILESVSHLLKDEETLETMKQNMKKLHLKKSSQTILKDIVEQSDLITSNQSYARALS from the coding sequence TTGAATACCAATAAAAAAATATTAATCTTGACCGCAAATTATGGAAATGGACATATGCAAGTAGCCAAAACGCTGTATGATGAATGCAAATCACAAGGATTTGAACATGTAACAGTTTCTAATTTGTATCAAGAATCAAATCCCATTGTGTCAGAAGTAACTCAATATTTGTACTTGAAGAGCTTCTCCATTGGGAAACAATTTTATCGCTTGTTTTATTACGGTGTAGATAAAATTTATAATAAACGCAAATTTAACATTTATTTAAAGATGGGAAATAAGCGTCTCGACGAATTAATTCAATTACACAACCCTGACATCATCATTATTACATTCCCGATGATTGTTGTACCAGAATACCGAAACAAAACTGGCAAAGTCATTCCGACATTTAATGTCATGACAGACTTCTGTCTTCACAAGATTTGGGTACACGAAAACATTGACAGGTACTATGTTGCAACCGATTATGTGAAACAAAAACTAGTGGAAATCGGCACACATCCAAGCGATGTCAAGGTGACAGGCATTCCTATTAGACCACAATTTGAAGAAGACGTGCCAAAATCGATGATTTATAATAAGTATGGATTATCATCAAGTAAAAAAGTCCTTCTGATTATGGCTGGTGCTCACGGTGTACTGAAAAATGTCAAGGAACTATGTGAAGCGTTACTTCATGATAGTGAAGTGCAAATTGTTGTTGTATGCGGAAAAAATGCAGCGCTAAAACACTCGCTTAGCGATCTGGAACAAGCACACCCTGATCAGTTGAAGGCGTTTGGATATGTGGAACAAATTGATGAATTGTTCAGAGTAACAGACTGTATGATTACAAAACCAGGCGGTATTACACTAACAGAAGCGACAGCAATTGGTGTCCCAGTGATTCTTTATAAACCTGTTCCTGGACAAGAAAAAGAAAATGCCCTTTTCTTTGAAGAACATGGCGCTGCTATTGTCATTAACAGACATGAAGACATTTTAGAATCCGTATCACACTTGCTAAAAGATGAAGAAACATTAGAAACAATGAAACAAAACATGAAAAAACTGCATTTAAAAAAATCTTCTCAAACCATTTTAAAAGATATCGTTGAACAATCAGATCTGATCACCAGCAATCAATCGTATGCTCGTGCATTATCTTAA
- the cspD gene encoding cold-shock protein CspD produces the protein MQNGKVKWFNNEKGFGFIEVEGGDDVFVHFTAIEGDGYKSLEEGQEVSFEIVEGNRGPQAANVTKL, from the coding sequence ATGCAAAACGGTAAAGTAAAATGGTTTAACAATGAAAAAGGTTTCGGCTTCATTGAAGTTGAAGGCGGAGATGATGTATTCGTTCACTTCACAGCTATCGAAGGTGACGGCTACAAATCTTTAGAAGAAGGACAAGAAGTTTCTTTCGAAATCGTTGAAGGTAATCGTGGACCTCAAGCTGCTAACGTTACAAAACTTTAA
- a CDS encoding reverse transcriptase-like protein — translation MKLRAHYTMKVKHIGSVAFFQEDWMELKEALLLAKHIEKKEPLALLSFEDEKGAMWSIKELEKLKEELQLEPDQLQVYFDASFRKETGASGLGIVVYYTLGEDTYRLRKNHFFQGTTNNEAEYAALYEAVKALKDLGAGKNSVTIKGDSLVVMNQLKGEWPCYDDVHHRWLDRIEAALKELKLTPTYEIIDRKQNAEADQLARQMLADVPIESKLKLEVDGAD, via the coding sequence ATGAAACTAAGAGCACACTATACAATGAAAGTGAAACATATTGGGTCTGTTGCTTTTTTCCAAGAAGATTGGATGGAGCTAAAGGAGGCCTTGCTTCTAGCAAAGCATATTGAAAAAAAAGAACCGCTAGCTCTCTTATCATTTGAAGATGAAAAAGGGGCTATGTGGTCAATTAAAGAGCTTGAAAAGCTAAAAGAAGAACTTCAACTTGAACCTGATCAGCTTCAGGTATATTTTGATGCTAGTTTTCGTAAAGAAACAGGAGCATCTGGGCTTGGGATTGTGGTGTATTATACACTCGGAGAGGATACCTATCGTTTGAGAAAAAATCATTTCTTTCAAGGTACGACCAATAATGAAGCGGAGTATGCGGCTTTATATGAAGCGGTGAAAGCTTTAAAAGATCTTGGCGCAGGTAAAAATTCTGTGACGATTAAAGGAGATTCACTTGTTGTCATGAATCAGTTAAAAGGGGAATGGCCTTGTTATGATGATGTGCATCATCGATGGCTCGACCGAATTGAAGCTGCATTAAAAGAGCTGAAGCTCACCCCAACATACGAAATCATTGATCGTAAACAAAATGCAGAAGCAGATCAGCTTGCAAGACAGATGCTTGCAGACGTGCCAATCGAAAGTAAGTTGAAATTAGAAGTAGACGGAGCTGATTAA
- the metA gene encoding homoserine O-succinyltransferase: protein MPINIPIHLPAKQILESENIFVMDETRAFKQDIRPLNIVILNLMPKKIQTETQLLRMLGNSPLQVYFTFLIPNTHTPKNTSREHLDEFYTSFESIRHKKFDGMIITGAPIEHLPFEEVSYWKELQNILDWSKTNVTSTLHICWGAQAGLYHHYGIEKIKLPEKKFGVFEHIVKEKKERLVRGFDEIYYVPHSRHTDINTEQLKNTPNLKILSISEEAGVCLIVSDDDKQVFLTGHPEYDTDTLKQEYERDLLKHDKVKKPLHYFREDGDTLIPVNRWKAHATLLFMNWLNYYVYQETPYVWE from the coding sequence TTGCCTATTAATATTCCAATTCATCTGCCGGCAAAACAGATACTAGAGAGCGAAAATATTTTCGTCATGGATGAGACAAGGGCATTCAAGCAAGATATCCGTCCTTTGAATATCGTGATCTTAAATTTAATGCCAAAAAAAATACAAACTGAAACGCAATTGCTGAGAATGCTTGGTAATTCTCCGCTACAAGTGTACTTTACGTTTTTGATTCCAAACACACATACACCGAAGAACACATCAAGAGAGCATCTAGATGAATTTTATACGTCCTTTGAATCGATTCGCCATAAAAAGTTTGATGGAATGATTATCACCGGTGCACCAATTGAACATTTGCCTTTTGAAGAAGTCTCCTATTGGAAAGAGCTGCAGAACATATTAGACTGGAGTAAAACCAATGTGACATCTACCCTTCATATATGCTGGGGTGCACAGGCAGGTTTATATCACCATTATGGTATTGAAAAAATCAAGCTTCCCGAGAAAAAATTTGGCGTTTTTGAACATATTGTCAAAGAGAAAAAAGAAAGATTAGTCAGAGGTTTCGATGAAATATACTATGTCCCACATTCTAGGCATACAGATATTAATACAGAACAATTAAAAAATACACCGAACCTAAAAATATTGAGCATATCCGAAGAGGCCGGTGTTTGTTTAATTGTTTCAGATGATGATAAACAAGTATTTTTAACTGGACACCCTGAATACGACACAGACACATTGAAGCAGGAATATGAAAGAGACTTGTTGAAACATGATAAAGTCAAGAAACCACTCCACTATTTTAGAGAAGATGGTGACACGCTAATTCCAGTGAATCGATGGAAAGCCCATGCGACCTTACTCTTTATGAATTGGCTAAATTATTATGTTTATCAGGAAACACCATACGTTTGGGAATAA
- a CDS encoding 5'-3' exonuclease produces the protein MNKNVLLVDGMALLFRSFYATAVHRNFMINEQGVPTNGVNGYLKHLLTAIQTFKPTHIVCCWDMGSQTYRNELFQDYKANRGEPPVELIPQFDLAKIATEELGIMNIGLKGFEADDCIGTLATHYNEEANVTVLTGDKDLLQILDDRVTVALMQKGIGHYKHYTKEVFEEEMGVSPKALIDMKALMGDSSDHYPGVKGIGEKTALKLIQTYQTIDRLLENLHELTDAQQKKMQAGLEDLKLSRILAEIKCDVPLDCPIDQTKININSERAVDMLRFHQINGIEPMVNRLSEVEIS, from the coding sequence ATGAATAAAAACGTATTACTTGTTGATGGAATGGCGTTGCTCTTTCGGTCGTTTTATGCAACTGCTGTACATCGAAATTTTATGATAAATGAACAAGGTGTTCCGACAAATGGTGTAAATGGCTACCTGAAGCATTTATTAACAGCTATTCAAACGTTTAAACCGACACATATTGTTTGCTGCTGGGACATGGGGAGCCAAACGTATCGTAATGAATTATTTCAAGATTATAAGGCAAATCGAGGAGAACCGCCTGTTGAGCTCATTCCCCAATTTGATCTAGCAAAGATCGCAACAGAAGAACTAGGAATCATGAACATTGGCTTAAAAGGCTTCGAAGCAGATGATTGTATTGGCACACTCGCTACACATTATAATGAAGAGGCAAATGTGACCGTTTTAACTGGAGATAAAGACTTGCTACAAATTCTTGATGATCGTGTGACAGTTGCACTCATGCAAAAAGGAATTGGGCATTATAAACATTATACAAAGGAAGTATTTGAAGAGGAAATGGGTGTATCACCAAAGGCGCTAATTGATATGAAAGCTTTAATGGGTGATTCAAGTGATCATTATCCTGGCGTGAAAGGCATCGGAGAAAAAACAGCACTGAAATTGATCCAAACCTATCAAACCATCGACCGACTATTAGAGAATTTACATGAATTAACTGATGCACAGCAAAAGAAAATGCAGGCAGGTTTAGAAGACCTCAAGCTGTCACGTATACTGGCGGAAATTAAATGTGATGTACCGCTTGACTGTCCGATTGATCAGACAAAAATAAATATCAATTCAGAACGTGCAGTAGACATGCTGCGCTTTCACCAAATTAACGGCATTGAACCGATGGTTAACAGATTAAGTGAAGTAGAGATCAGCTAA
- a CDS encoding reverse transcriptase-like protein, whose amino-acid sequence MLAEIYIDGASAGNPGPSGIGIFIKYDGKVEFFSIPVGPMSNHEAEFSALIEGMKICLQKGLRTVSFRTDSQVVDRAANAGFAKNPAFKRFIEDMIELQSQFDLFFIKWIPSKENQVADELARKAIHLSKG is encoded by the coding sequence GTGCTAGCTGAAATATACATTGATGGTGCTAGTGCAGGGAATCCAGGCCCTTCTGGAATCGGCATTTTTATAAAATATGACGGCAAGGTTGAATTTTTTTCAATTCCTGTTGGTCCTATGAGCAATCATGAAGCGGAATTTTCTGCCCTGATAGAAGGCATGAAAATCTGCTTGCAAAAAGGATTACGCACGGTTTCATTTCGGACCGACTCACAGGTTGTTGATCGAGCTGCAAATGCAGGGTTTGCTAAAAATCCAGCCTTTAAGCGTTTTATTGAAGACATGATAGAGCTTCAATCTCAGTTTGATTTATTTTTCATTAAGTGGATTCCGAGCAAGGAAAATCAAGTAGCAGATGAACTCGCTAGAAAAGCGATTCACCTATCTAAAGGATGA
- a CDS encoding queuosine precursor transporter — translation MFNEGIWILFAIINFIIVLLFYKGFGKIGLFVWIGFATVAANLQVVKIVELFGLTATLGNILYGSVFFATDVLNEKYGQPEARKAVWIGFATLLTLTLVMQEALLFQPAASDMSQTSLETIFGFMPRVALGSLAAYIISQMLDVYVYSLIRRIFPSDGALWLRNAGSTMISQLLDTLIFTTIAFLGTYPFHVWIDIFITTYVIKFIVAAIATPYAYIAKKMVPLDERGK, via the coding sequence TTGTTTAATGAAGGTATATGGATTTTATTTGCGATCATTAATTTTATCATTGTTCTTCTATTTTATAAAGGATTTGGCAAGATTGGGCTTTTCGTATGGATTGGCTTTGCGACTGTTGCTGCAAATTTACAAGTTGTCAAAATCGTTGAACTCTTTGGCTTAACGGCAACACTTGGGAATATTTTGTATGGCAGTGTGTTTTTCGCTACTGATGTCCTTAACGAGAAATATGGACAACCTGAGGCTCGAAAGGCTGTATGGATCGGCTTTGCCACACTTTTAACCTTAACGCTTGTGATGCAGGAGGCGCTGCTTTTTCAACCCGCTGCCTCTGATATGTCACAAACCTCATTAGAAACCATTTTTGGCTTTATGCCAAGGGTTGCACTAGGTAGTCTTGCTGCTTATATCATCAGTCAAATGTTAGATGTTTATGTATATTCGTTGATCCGGCGGATATTTCCTTCTGATGGTGCGCTTTGGCTGCGTAATGCCGGAAGTACGATGATTAGCCAGCTACTTGATACACTCATCTTTACAACCATTGCTTTTCTTGGCACGTATCCATTTCATGTGTGGATTGACATTTTCATCACCACATATGTCATTAAATTCATTGTAGCGGCGATTGCAACACCATATGCTTATATAGCTAAAAAAATGGTTCCACTTGATGAAAGGGGGAAATAA
- a CDS encoding zinc-finger domain-containing protein: MDKKTAVKELTDLQDAYCSDCFIKKHFRKEFGKKYAHSFCIQQCTVGEKIKEYGKMLLKK; encoded by the coding sequence GTGGATAAAAAAACAGCAGTAAAAGAATTAACAGATCTTCAAGATGCATATTGTTCAGATTGCTTCATTAAGAAGCACTTTCGGAAAGAATTTGGTAAAAAATACGCCCACTCCTTTTGTATTCAACAATGTACAGTTGGAGAGAAAATAAAAGAGTACGGAAAGATGCTGCTCAAAAAGTAA
- a CDS encoding AIM24 family protein has product MNRYTIREFVETTQQEDKGEGVFELETSRLLEINLTETIWAKAGSMVSYRGKIKFEREGVFEHGVSKMFKKMLSGEGTSLMKATGDGKLYVADQGKKISILRLNHNESIFVNGNDLLAFEPTIQWDIKLMKKISGMLAGGLFNVKLEGPGLIAITSHYEPLTLIVQPGDQVYTDPNATVAWSGDLQTEFVTDVSLKTFIGRGSGESIQMKFSGSGFVVVQPYEEVYTSNGNQG; this is encoded by the coding sequence ATGAATCGTTATACCATTAGAGAATTTGTTGAGACTACGCAGCAGGAGGATAAAGGAGAAGGGGTCTTCGAGCTAGAAACTTCAAGACTTTTAGAAATCAATCTCACAGAGACAATTTGGGCAAAAGCAGGTTCCATGGTCTCATATCGGGGAAAGATTAAGTTTGAACGAGAGGGCGTTTTTGAGCATGGGGTATCAAAAATGTTCAAGAAAATGTTATCTGGAGAAGGAACCTCACTCATGAAAGCCACTGGTGACGGAAAATTATATGTGGCTGATCAAGGAAAAAAGATTTCAATCCTTCGTTTGAATCACAATGAATCCATTTTCGTAAATGGAAATGATCTTTTGGCATTTGAACCAACGATCCAATGGGATATCAAACTGATGAAAAAGATTTCTGGTATGCTTGCAGGTGGATTGTTTAATGTCAAACTTGAGGGACCTGGTCTGATCGCCATTACAAGTCATTACGAGCCATTAACATTGATCGTCCAACCAGGAGATCAAGTCTATACGGACCCAAATGCAACGGTTGCTTGGTCAGGAGATTTACAAACAGAATTTGTGACAGATGTTTCGCTTAAAACCTTTATTGGCAGGGGGAGCGGGGAATCCATCCAAATGAAGTTTAGCGGGAGCGGCTTTGTTGTGGTTCAGCCCTATGAAGAAGTTTATACATCAAATGGGAATCAAGGATAA